A genomic stretch from Tenrec ecaudatus isolate mTenEca1 chromosome 17, mTenEca1.hap1, whole genome shotgun sequence includes:
- the RAB11A gene encoding ras-related protein Rab-11A produces MGTRDDEYDYLFKVVLIGDSGVGKSNLLSRFTRNEFNLESKSTIGVEFATRSIQVDGKTIKAQIWDTAGQERYRAITSAYYRGAVGALLVYDIAKHLTYENVERWLKELRDHADSNIVIMLVGNKSDLRHLRAVPTDEARAFAEKNGLSFIETSALDSTNVEAAFQTILTEIYRIVSQKQMSDRRENDMSPSNNVVPIHVPPTTDNKPKVQCCQSI; encoded by the exons ATGGGCACCCGCGACGACGAGTACGACTACCTCTTCAAAG TTGTCCTTATTGGAGATTCTGGTGTTGGAAAGAGTAATCTCCTGTCTCGATTCACTCGAAATGAGTTTAATCTGGAGAGCAAGAGCACCATTGGAGTAGAGTTTGCAACAAGAAGCATTCAGGTTGATGGAAAAACAATAAAGGCACAGATATGGGACACAGCAGGGCAAGAGCGATACCGAGCTATAACATCAGC ATACTATCGTGGAGCTGTAGGCGCCTTATTGGTTTATGACATTGCTAAACATCTCACGTATGAAAATGTAGAACGGTGGCTGAAAGAGCTGAGGGATCACGCTGACAGTAACATTGTGATCATGCTTGTGGGCAATAAGAGTGATTTACGCCATCTCAGGGCTGTCCCTACAGATGAAGCAAGAGCTTTTGCAG AAAAGAATGGTTTGTCATTCATTGAGACTTCTGCCCTAGACTCAACAAATGTAGAAGCTGCTTTTCAAACAATCCTGACAG AGATATACCGCATTGTTTCTCAGAAGCAAATGTCAGACCGACGCGAAAATGACATGTCTCCAAGCAACAATGTGGTCCCCATTCATGTTCCACCAACCACTGACAACAAGCCAAAGGTGCAGTGCTGCCAGAGCATATAA